A stretch of Desulfurivibrio alkaliphilus AHT 2 DNA encodes these proteins:
- a CDS encoding thioredoxin family protein, translated as MESPLQRSLKVGRAVIGLLGLDVALGKALADQDHPREQILERLYRQVAEQNYIPPGREELYHQALAQEYDRLQRGEQRQDGTLQIRILGPGCVSCNRLGTMVLEVMSELGIAADILQIQDPDEIGRFGMPRTPALVINDQLLCAGRQPAKAKLEEWLREAADQQNSSNRQ; from the coding sequence ATGGAATCCCCTCTTCAGCGCTCACTGAAAGTCGGGCGGGCGGTTATCGGCCTGCTGGGGCTGGATGTTGCCCTGGGGAAGGCCCTGGCCGACCAAGACCACCCCCGGGAACAGATCCTGGAGCGTTTATATCGGCAAGTAGCCGAGCAGAACTACATTCCCCCCGGCCGGGAAGAACTTTACCACCAGGCCCTGGCGCAGGAGTATGACCGGCTGCAACGTGGTGAACAGCGCCAGGACGGCACGTTGCAAATCCGCATCTTGGGGCCCGGCTGTGTTTCCTGCAACCGCTTGGGCACCATGGTGCTGGAGGTGATGTCGGAGCTGGGGATCGCCGCCGATATTCTGCAAATTCAGGATCCCGACGAAATCGGGCGCTTCGGCATGCCCCGCACCCCGGCCCTGGTGATCAACGACCAACTGCTCTGCGCCGGCCGGCAGCCGGCCAAGGCCAAGCTGGAAGAATGGCTGCGGGAAGCCGCCGACCAGCAAAACTCCAGCAACAGGCAATAA
- a CDS encoding glycosyltransferase family 39 protein, with product MPKDIFPICRRRHQGHLLIAGLSLLFPVLLYRARHLDDNALTSWQWVFAAADPLHLWLLLLLLTPLFWLLALAPQWWRARRGRETGGGLPAPALIAPVAFLACLLFMDSPEMIVDAGRYFIQAKSFSEHGPLYFYREWGREIFAWTDLPLMSMLYGLLFTIFGESRLAAQLLNALLFALTTLLIAQLGRDLWDEDTGRAGALLFLGFPYLYSQTPLLLVDIGTMFFLLLALASLHRAMTRGGWYIPLTALAVLGVLLVKYSAWLLLSGLVPIFFCSLAPQPRRAVIRAVLALLPGLLAAAAFFWGQREIMAEQIALLLEFQRPALKGGWSEGLISTFFFQTHPLLTAALLYSFFRAGYRRDLRYLAVAWLVILLLVVLELRRIRYSLPIFPLLALMAGYGLRDLADPALRRHLLLVVAGSSLLLAWGAFKPFLNSTGDRNLMEAGHFLSALPPHRVGVVVLAEPEPVLDPRVTLPLLDLFSTQKLIYLPPASPPPPPDGVSESPLRFSWEMNLPEFYTAAPAFRPETVVVIKGSPAARTPPEVIMLLDNYRHAAQFSAHSGVFQYRPLVTIYHLADAGW from the coding sequence ATGCCAAAAGACATTTTTCCAATTTGCCGGCGCCGCCACCAGGGTCACCTGCTCATTGCCGGGCTTTCGCTGCTCTTTCCGGTGCTGCTGTACCGGGCCAGGCACCTGGATGACAACGCCCTGACCAGCTGGCAGTGGGTCTTTGCGGCCGCCGACCCGCTGCACTTGTGGCTGCTGCTGTTGCTGCTCACCCCGTTGTTCTGGCTGCTGGCCCTGGCGCCGCAATGGTGGCGCGCCCGGCGAGGGAGGGAGACGGGCGGGGGTCTGCCGGCACCGGCTTTGATCGCCCCGGTGGCCTTTCTGGCCTGCCTGCTGTTTATGGACAGCCCGGAAATGATCGTCGACGCCGGCCGCTACTTCATCCAAGCCAAAAGTTTCAGCGAGCACGGCCCGCTCTATTTCTACCGAGAGTGGGGGCGGGAGATCTTCGCCTGGACCGACCTGCCCCTGATGTCCATGCTCTACGGCCTGCTTTTTACCATCTTCGGCGAGAGCCGGCTGGCGGCGCAACTGCTCAACGCCCTGCTCTTTGCCCTTACCACCCTGCTCATTGCCCAGTTGGGCCGGGATCTGTGGGATGAAGACACCGGCCGGGCCGGCGCCCTGCTTTTTCTCGGCTTCCCCTATCTGTACAGCCAGACCCCGCTGCTGCTGGTGGATATCGGCACCATGTTCTTTTTGCTGCTGGCCCTGGCCTCCCTGCACCGGGCCATGACCCGGGGGGGTTGGTATATTCCCCTTACCGCTCTGGCAGTGCTCGGGGTGTTGCTGGTTAAATATTCCGCCTGGCTGCTGCTCTCCGGCCTGGTCCCGATCTTTTTCTGTTCACTGGCGCCGCAACCCCGCCGGGCCGTGATCCGGGCCGTCCTGGCCCTGTTGCCGGGCTTGCTCGCCGCCGCCGCTTTTTTCTGGGGACAGAGGGAGATAATGGCCGAACAGATCGCCCTGCTGCTGGAGTTCCAGCGCCCGGCCCTTAAAGGCGGCTGGAGCGAGGGGCTGATCTCCACCTTTTTCTTCCAGACCCATCCTTTGCTCACCGCCGCCCTGCTCTACTCCTTTTTCCGGGCCGGCTATCGGCGGGATTTACGCTACCTGGCGGTGGCCTGGCTGGTTATTCTGCTGCTGGTGGTGCTGGAGTTGCGCCGCATCCGCTACTCGCTGCCCATCTTCCCCCTGCTGGCCCTGATGGCCGGCTACGGCCTGCGCGATCTCGCCGATCCCGCCCTGCGCCGCCACTTGCTGCTGGTGGTGGCGGGCTCCTCCCTGCTTTTGGCCTGGGGGGCCTTCAAACCCTTTTTAAACAGCACCGGCGACCGCAACCTGATGGAGGCCGGCCACTTTCTCAGCGCCCTGCCGCCACATCGGGTCGGGGTGGTGGTGCTGGCCGAGCCCGAACCGGTCCTGGACCCCCGGGTAACCCTTCCCCTGCTTGATCTTTTCAGCACCCAAAAGCTGATCTACCTGCCGCCGGCAAGCCCGCCGCCACCACCGGACGGAGTAAGCGAATCCCCCCTGCGTTTCAGTTGGGAGATGAACCTGCCGGAGTTTTACACCGCCGCTCCTGCTTTCAGGCCGGAAACGGTGGTGGTGATCAAGGGCAGCCCGGCCGCCCGCACCCCGCCGGAGGTGATCATGCTGCTGGACAATTACCGTCATGCCGCCCAGTTCTCCGCCCACAGCGGAGTTTTTCAGTATCGCCCGCTGGTAACCATCTACCACTTGGCCGACGCTGGCTGGTAA
- a CDS encoding NAD(P)/FAD-dependent oxidoreductase, with protein sequence MSAPSPPKRRAIIIGAGPAGLTAALELLRQTDITPLILEASPHIGGISRTENYRGNRIDIGGHRFFSRSQKIMEWWQEIMPPQGAPARDDRALGRDLADLLTAGGPDPEQTDLVMLQRFRLSRILHRRRFLDYPLAVGLPLVRALGVGRLLLILLSYLRAHLFPIREEQNLEDFFINRFGYRLYATFFKDYTEKVWGRPCREIPAEWGAQRVKGLSVAGAVKHALRFLLTSPRVRHRQKVETSLIHHFLYPKLGPGQLWEEVAKRVTEQGGELLTGRQVVGISTSGKRVTGVRVRNLADGTEYTEEAEFCFSTMPVRDLIAALDQTPPKIRELGRGLVYRDFLTIGLLLSRMSGTPAGKQNSQNHRAATDKLLPDNWIYIQEHDVRLGRLQIFNNWSPYLVHDSNTVWVGLEYFCNEGDDLWSMADRQLQQLGVEEMSRLGFITPADVLDGVVIRQPKAYPAYFGTYHQFHEIRDFTDRLENLFLIGRNGMHRYNNMDHSMLAAMAAVTAAKNGDTDKQAIWEVNSEEEYHEQ encoded by the coding sequence ATGTCTGCTCCTTCGCCGCCAAAACGCCGGGCCATCATCATCGGCGCCGGCCCCGCCGGGCTCACCGCCGCCCTGGAACTGTTGCGCCAGACCGACATCACCCCGCTGATCCTGGAGGCCTCACCCCATATCGGCGGCATTTCGCGAACCGAAAATTACCGGGGCAACCGCATCGACATCGGCGGCCACCGCTTTTTTTCCCGCTCCCAAAAGATCATGGAGTGGTGGCAGGAAATCATGCCCCCGCAAGGGGCGCCGGCCCGGGACGACCGGGCCCTGGGGCGCGACCTGGCCGACCTGCTGACCGCCGGCGGCCCGGACCCGGAACAGACCGACCTGGTAATGCTCCAACGCTTCCGCCTTTCCCGGATTCTGCACCGCCGCCGTTTCCTCGACTATCCGCTGGCCGTGGGCCTGCCCCTGGTCCGAGCCCTGGGGGTGGGCCGCCTGCTGCTGATTCTGCTCAGTTATCTGCGCGCCCACCTGTTTCCCATCCGGGAAGAGCAAAACCTGGAAGATTTTTTTATCAACCGCTTCGGCTATCGCCTCTATGCCACCTTTTTCAAAGACTACACCGAGAAGGTGTGGGGCCGGCCCTGCCGGGAAATTCCCGCCGAATGGGGGGCCCAGCGGGTCAAGGGGCTGTCCGTGGCCGGGGCGGTTAAACACGCCTTGCGTTTCCTGCTCACCAGCCCCCGGGTCCGACACCGGCAAAAGGTGGAAACCAGCCTGATCCACCACTTTCTCTACCCCAAGCTTGGCCCCGGCCAACTCTGGGAAGAGGTGGCCAAGCGGGTCACCGAACAGGGCGGTGAGTTGCTCACCGGCCGCCAGGTAGTGGGCATCAGCACCAGCGGCAAGCGGGTCACCGGAGTACGGGTTCGCAACCTGGCCGACGGCACCGAATACACCGAAGAGGCCGAATTCTGCTTTTCCACCATGCCGGTGCGCGACCTGATCGCCGCCCTAGACCAGACCCCGCCGAAGATCCGGGAACTGGGCCGGGGGCTGGTTTACCGGGATTTCCTTACCATCGGCCTGTTGCTCAGCCGGATGAGCGGCACCCCGGCCGGCAAGCAGAACAGCCAAAACCACCGGGCAGCCACCGACAAACTGCTGCCGGACAACTGGATCTACATCCAGGAACACGACGTGCGCCTGGGCAGGCTGCAGATCTTCAACAACTGGAGCCCCTACCTGGTGCATGACTCCAACACGGTCTGGGTGGGGCTGGAATATTTTTGCAATGAGGGCGACGACCTCTGGAGCATGGCCGACCGGCAACTGCAGCAACTGGGAGTGGAAGAGATGAGCCGCCTGGGCTTCATCACCCCCGCCGACGTGCTGGACGGGGTGGTCATCCGCCAACCCAAGGCTTACCCGGCCTATTTCGGCACCTATCACCAGTTCCACGAGATCCGCGATTTTACCGACCGCCTGGAAAATCTCTTTTTAATCGGCCGCAACGGTATGCACCGTTACAACAACATGGACCATTCCATGCTGGCGGCCATGGCGGCGGTAACGGCGGCAAAAAACGGCGACACCGACAAGCAGGCGATCTGGGAAGTCAACAGCGAAGAAGAGTACCACGAACAATAA
- a CDS encoding ATP-grasp domain-containing protein produces the protein MTSHPRLIRDNETLRREYHRLTAGDRVVTRVRLAPGEEYLLWDLTQRGVLLFPPAQAQALSRSKVMQAAVFAPFMLPHTLAIHDLHTLHRAVTQYHAAGIGRVVTKLDRANAGMGVLLWNSVEEVLNQATLGVLQPPFVLQPFAPEGRDIRVIILGEYQEAYLRHNTSGFRHNLHCGGHSEPWTLTAEQLALCRQVMERGRFPYAHLDLFLLPERVYLGEINLRGGLRGAQISPEEYRRRLEQIMSPSAGASDGARPG, from the coding sequence TTGACTTCCCACCCCCGGCTGATCCGTGACAACGAAACCCTGCGCCGCGAATACCACCGGCTGACCGCCGGGGACCGGGTAGTTACCCGGGTCCGGCTGGCTCCCGGTGAAGAGTACCTGCTGTGGGATCTGACCCAGCGGGGGGTGCTGCTTTTCCCTCCGGCCCAAGCCCAGGCGCTGTCGCGCTCCAAGGTGATGCAGGCGGCGGTGTTTGCCCCTTTTATGCTGCCCCACACCCTGGCCATTCATGATCTTCACACCCTGCACCGGGCGGTCACACAATATCACGCCGCCGGCATCGGCCGGGTGGTTACCAAGCTGGACCGGGCCAACGCCGGCATGGGCGTGCTGCTTTGGAACAGCGTGGAAGAGGTGCTCAACCAGGCCACCCTGGGGGTGCTGCAGCCCCCTTTTGTCCTGCAGCCCTTTGCGCCGGAGGGCCGTGATATCCGGGTGATCATTCTGGGCGAATACCAGGAGGCCTACCTGCGCCACAACACCTCGGGTTTTCGCCACAATCTCCACTGCGGCGGCCACAGCGAACCCTGGACCCTGACTGCGGAACAACTGGCTTTATGCCGGCAGGTCATGGAACGCGGCCGCTTTCCTTACGCCCACCTGGACCTTTTTTTGCTGCCGGAGCGGGTCTACTTAGGCGAAATCAACCTGCGGGGCGGCCTGCGGGGGGCACAGATCAGTCCCGAAGAATACCGTCGGCGCCTGGAGCAGATCATGTCCCCGTCTGCCGGTGCAAGCGATGGGGCACGGCCAGGGTAA